Genomic DNA from Monomorium pharaonis isolate MP-MQ-018 unplaced genomic scaffold, ASM1337386v2 scaffold_314, whole genome shotgun sequence:
GAATGGCCCTGGAATTCTGagatttaacaattaaactttttgacaatttgaatttttaaaatcgttATTAGAGATGAACATATTGGGAAAAATGACcgaagaaaaattgaataagtggaatataatataacaatttcagacatattaagaaaagaaatttcagtATAGAGATCtaaattttgcttttttttcgtTGTTGATTCTACTTATCGGTTGatctataaaagaatatttgataGCAAATCTGATTTCGATTTTATCTATGGTATTTCTTTACGCTTTTGTATGACGTGCAACCCGtttctttaataaagtaaactaCAATAACTGAATCGCATATGGAGTCAATTTATTCTTtcctgttaataaaaaatattcgttGATCGCGGACGATCgcgttttattattgtaagtcATTTgctgatataataattttcgattAAAATCCGGTCTCATGATCTTCCATATATTATAGCACATTGTGTGCCATATTATTTTCCCATTTAGACAAGAAGCTGTGGATATGTTGTGTGACTTGGCAGTCCGGAAGCTGTCGCCCGGTACATCGAGCGGATCCAGTAGTTGCAAGCAACAGTCACCTGGTGCATCATGCAATTCGCCCCGAAGGCTACGTCGACTTGGCACGCGTACTCCCACTGCCGAAACCGATCAAGGTAAATGTTTAGCAGCTTACACAGACAGAGTTATAAGACAAATGGGCTGTTAAAgctaataaaacatgtataattgttcaagttaaaaaaacaattatgagCAATCGACAAAATGATGAGAACTTTGATAACTTATCCATTctataattctaaatttttccaaaagtGATTAATTAATCTGTAAGGTATACTTCTCGAAACTCTGTACGCGGAAGGATTAGCAACATCAGTTATTACTTCCGAAAGTTTCCGGTGATGTAATAAAGCGACGACAGAACATTCAGCGCCGAGCTGTCTCTCGGAATTATCTCGAGTCGCGAGGGATTTGGACAATCCTCGACGATAGAACCTCGCGGCGGGTCTCTTCGTGACAAAATCACTGTCTCGCTTCACGACAAACGTTCTCCGTGCCGCAGAAACTCCCGAGAGCAAACTGCAAACGACGTCGTCGACGGCCAGCCAAGCGGAGACCACGTCAGACTCGGACCAGTGCTCCGTCAGGACGCAAATCACCATTCCCAGGCGAACACACCTGCGACCGACATAATCGATCCACCGGCACTCTACGTTatccacgacgacgacgtctacgacgacgacgacgacgacgacgacggcaacGTCAAGTCGAAGTCAATGTCGAACAGTGCCGTAGCCAGGCCTCGTTTCCTCGATTTGTCGGCACCGCAGGGTAAACCGCATTTCCAGTTTTGCAGCGTTGACTCCGACGGCGAATATCCTCCGGATAGCGACGTGATCCTCGCCGAGGCGGAACGCGGTCGACTGGCTGAACCGAGCTACGACGACGACAGGAGTGTTACGGTGCTTTCGAGCGACGAGCACGACAATAATCTGCCGTCCGAGCCAGCCTCAATGCCGCCGGTGCTCTCGTCCACCAGCAGCACCAGTACCGCCTTCAGCTACAAAATCCAGCTTATCAGAGCGCCAATCCGGCCTGCGGCAGCGCCGGCAGCGATCCGGCTGGAACCAAGAGCAAGGCCACTCACTCACTCGAGCGACCAGGACATCCCgggtaattattttatgttttgttgTTGCCCGTCTGCGGATAGATTAATGAGATCGAACCTTGATTGATTAATGGTGCTTCTTACTTTCGATATCTGAATCAGCCTCTTAGCACTTGAGCATTTTTGTTTTGATGCTTCGTGCAATTCTTAATTAACCTCgtgatatataaatgatatgATAATATTGGATCgacttagaaaaaaataacatttcaattcaattcaaaattttattcaccGACATGCGATTTAGTTCTAATATTTAGAGTAAACAAATcatagatttaataatatgattatCTGAGCCGGTGCTTTGtgtgtgtctctctctctctctctctctcctctctctctctcctctctctatatatatatatatatatatatatatatatatatatatatttccactctataaatttataaatacaatttaatatttatgaagaGTTTATCTCTAAACTGACTTAAATTCAAAACACATAATAAAagcatatattatatcttaaattaactgtaaaaatatgtcaCATTTCacacaaagtattattaaaaattataaaattttatacattgttCTATTATCTATATTTGAGTATCTGTGTAAAATTCGAACAAATTCTGTTTTGGTtcaaatcatttaattttctattcttaGGTAAAATCGcgttttttcatatttaattgcaaatttgacGAGAAAGTAacattatgaattaaattaaattaactttttgcatatattagtaacatttgaataaatatttatacaaaaatttattccgtttacttatttaaacttaaaagtGATTTACCTAAAACtgcaacaaaataaaattattttctctacatCAATCATTAGCCagattttttgttgttttttctttaaagctGGCTTCAGGatcaaaattcaagtattcacgatcaaatttttttgttcaatcAATTAGATAattcaaaaatcaatttttatatattttaaattttaatttttaatcattttttaattttttgattatcttattgatatattcattattatatatactattatcattatcaaCATATAAACTTCATTTCTAATGACTGATAttgtaatcaaatattaagCTATATAACAGCTCATGAGTTCTATAGCTTCATTTCTATATTGATTCAAAAAGATTACATAAATGGGTTCTGTAATTGTTAAAATCAACTCTAATACACGCAGTCTACTTTACGTGCTATCACTGTAATCAAATCAGCGCGTCAGAGGGAGAGACCGATAAGATAACGGTCACATCGTTACGAAAGTAACGAAACATTCGCGGATATGTCAATGCTTTACGTTACTTCTAACTCGATGAACTCGATTTTTTGTCGCGTTGCGCAGGGAAGATTTTGGGAACGGACGACCCGGGTGGTAGCAAAGGGCTATTGAAGTGGAAGGGCGTAATGTTCGCTCCAAACGACGAGGTAGATCAGGACATAGAGCACGATCAGGAAGAGGACGGGAGAGACACCACGGATTCGGTCGCTCGCAACGAGAACTTTGAACAAGGCAGTGAGGTGAGTCTACCGACATCACTTCCATATTCAAACATTATTTCAGGATTGGAAAAAATCCACATTTTTGTAAAGTCCATGTCAATGTGaaaaatcaacattttttgaaaaaaattggcaaaaattgattttttcgatcaaataaataaaaacaatgagATAGCGCGGTCAATTGAGGCTTTTCcaatttaagttttatctAAGATAAAATCAGTAATAGATTTGAAATCGAcgtagcaaataattaattttttattataagatgttgaataataaatacaaaataatttatgtaaataaaatttttcattcttttattatgtttttctgaTTAAactaacattaatataattaaattaatataaattttagtcaCATTCATATTTCTAAagttttgttgaaaaaagtatttaataaattaaaacattttaacattaaaaaattttattattattattcgttattattgatttcattttttctttgaatcataatgattaaaaacaaaaatatctttttggatataattatatatttttacattagtcGTTATTATTCCATTGAGTAAAATCCGATAATAAAAACCGAAATTTACCATGATTTTTTCCACTTCTTTGAATTTTCCAGTCCTGCATTATTTGATCCGGATTGATAGATCTCAAGAGAGATTGATAGATCCCAATTTcgcgaattttattaaaatgtaaaaaaaagatttaatatccGATAAACGTTTTGTTAgttgctttaattaattttaatattggaaTACGTGATTATCGAAAAGCACAAGCATATCAACGTCATAATGTTGCGCAATCCGCTCTCGTTGTTGCAGGTGTTCATGGTGGAGCTGACGCGTGGGTGGAATAGTCGACTGGGCTTTAGTTTACAGCCGGAAGGAAATCGTACGGTGATATCGGTTGTGCATCCCGATAGTGTCGCGGCAAAGGATGGCAGGCTCAAGCAGGGCGATGTGTTATTGATGGTGAGTCTCGCACACCAAACCTATGTTTcgctttttttaatctttcctCTATAAGTATCTTAcgtatttcataaaattgttgagatttaaatattttaatgataaaataatattaattatctgcTTGTACAACTTCGACCACAAACTTgagagatttatatttttaatacataatatttatgaaacatgtaatgttaattaaagGGATTAATATAGAAAGAACTTTATTTGaggttgtttttttattataaaattaaatgtaatctctTTTCTGCCTAGGTTAATGAAGAAAGTGTGGAACACATGTCAACAGCCGATATAATAGATCTATTACGCAAGATACGCGGCTCTATAGGTATCACGGTGATGAGAAAATCTAAACAGGATAATATAACGTGACACTAGTCCAGTGCGTGATCGAAACAAAGAAGCCGAAGGTGAGATGATCCGAAcgatattattctttatcaGCAACAGCAGGTTTCGTTTAGACATGAATCCAGCGTGAAGAAAGTTTAACCAAGAAAAGACACTGGTTTTTCTCAACAAAACGTTCATTAAGTTTTGAATAATGAGAGATCATAGAAATAAGTAgggaaaaagaataattattaaggaataaaataaagattataaacgAAGAAAGTACAATAAGAAGTATCATGAATAGGTGGATCCTCGACGTCGGAAGAAAGAGTAAATCCCCGGCCACTGTCAATGACGAAGATCATCCGAACGAAGAAGCGTCTTCGGAAGATAATCTCGCTTTATGTGAAAGACAGTGCGGGCGCTTCCGACCGCAAAAGGGGTCATCCGCGACCCGATCGATTACAAAAGACTGCCGTCGAGAAATATTCGCATAGATGCCATCCAGATAATATCCCTGACGAATGTCCAAAGATAAAGAGTCACTTTGTTCTTGCGGGATTCTTCGGAAGAAACGTCAGAGATGTGAAATTAAGGTGTTCCACGACATCGCACACTTCGCTGTTCCGATTTCGCGCATGAATCAGCCAATCCTATAACGTAATCCGcgaatattaatcaatattatttacgaTTGTAGGTTCCACTAGAACACGCGATAACGCGATTATGATTTATCCCAAAAGAACGCCCGACATGCTGACCGTGACAGATTGCGCATTAATTATAGGATAATTGAATTGCTCTCCTGTAAATTTGAATCTCTTCGATCTCCAACTATCGGCGCTCGTTAGTGGTATTCTTGATAGTTTGCGATGTAATGTTCGAGTGACATCCTCTTATGATTAATACGTCCTTTAAACGAATTTGAAAATCAAAAAGCATTAATCAAAGTTAGATATAAATTGCGAAATGAGATGTGGTCGTGTTGTTCAGTCGGAAACGGAAATTATCAATTATCCATCGGGAAAAcggactttaatttttttttttacgaaattgTGCGCACGATACATGTTGTATATAGCTGTAAaaagatattcttttaaatatcctCACGAACGTGTATGGATAGAAAAACTCGTCTAGAAACTTGTAGTATATATCTTACATATCCTTGTAAGTTATGTGCATATTCCATCAATATTTATTCCAAACAAGAAAGGAATACAGAATTCTATGGgagatagaaatttaaatagcGGAAGTATCTGTAACTGAATTTTCGCTAAggatataacattaattttttcttgatatatttaaaatagttcaacttaaaaaataaaattagattttatatttttccgaAAACATGACAATTCTTTCTTTCAAATTCTTCGAAAATAAAACTGCGCTATTGTACAAAACATTAAACGTGTAAATActgtatttgtattttagatttagaaaatataattcgaAGAGCTTGTCTATGACCGTGAACCCGtgtgaacaaaaaaaatgtggattaattaattttactcgtCTCGCACCGCGCgctaaaaataagttttcacATGAAATAATCCATTGTGTGAGGCAGCCAGCTTACATTTCGGCTTTAACTACTTCGTCCAATTGTGATTAGATgagaatttacaataattaatattcgtaATTAAAGCGTGTGATAAAAGAAGCTCGAGTTTCCTCAAGCGGAAGAGATAATCTATTTTCAGGAATTTCCCTTTAAActgatgaaatttttaaataatgtaataaatttaacttgttAACTGAGAgggattaaataaatagtagGTGACAATTGGCCTTTTTTGCGGCGAAGGCAGTCTTTTCCGCCGTATTAATATCTAACTTCTTTAGAGGCTATTATATCCGGTCTCTTAGCGAATCAAAAGACAATCTATCGTAAGCGCCAAGAACGAACGAATCGTGAATGAGTCGCTGACGAAAATCTGacgataaattaattgtgACTACTGCTTGTAAGATATAATGTctcgtatgtatatatatatatatatataaaatacttcaaTTTTCCCTGAGAGAGTCAGTAGACAATTACGCATGggataaaaactaaaaatcgCTTGTGTAAAATACTTGAGGGATGTATCAACGTTCGAGTAACTACCCTCGCGTGATGCCATACCACAGCGGAACAGACTACTATTAATTGCGTGAATCTGTTTAAGGAAACAGCTATTTTATGCCCGAAAACGTGTGTGTTTCCTAatcgtatgtgtgtgtatctcCTCAATCGTATAACGTCAAAAGatcacaaaagaaataattgattattctTAAACGGCTAATGGAATATTAGATACAACAATTAGAGACAGTAGCTTGTTTAAAGTACACGAACCATTTACACTATTACATGAACGACGCTTCTCGAACCGTAGAAAGTTTCGTTTCTGCGATATAATGCACGCAACAAGGAAAGAGGTGTCGACACGATATAATGCTTAACGGTCTATAACAGTGCAATAACGTTAAGTAAGAATTATAGATGAGAACATATGTATGAATGTGATAGTCGTTCTGTTTAGAACGTTAGCGCTGTAAATTTACGAACTTAGACAATTCATCATGCAAATTGCAcggtatgtatatataaagttaactGTACAATTGTATAAATCGATACCAAAGttgtattaatatcaaagtTGTGTAATATcaaagacaaatattttactgtgTAACCAATTGTTAGAGATGGGGCAGCtatattttgacattatgttaagcttattaaattattgttagtATCTATGAATGTACATTCAAAATATGCAagtttttatcgaaatttgcGCCAATTGTTTCTCCTTTTCCCGTTTGATATAgtatgatatgtatatattcaataaaattttaattgtttctttgATAAAGATTTTTGTATCTTCCCTATCAAGCATGTAATAATGACGTagcaaaatattgtatatgaataggaaatattgtaattatatcgaattctaacatattttttattccattttattacattgttgtAATCAATTCAGCCATAATtagaaaatgcaaatattaatataataaaaagagtttatatatatattacacttttattttcttttttcaatattttttattcttattatgccttaaaaataaatattacaattctgTTTTATATCAAAGGCACCATGAGTACAAAACTATATACAACAATTGAATATGCAAAAGATTGCTtagtctaatattttcttatttttacattttatgatgctcaataagatatataaaatttcatttaattcaatgattcagttattttaattctgagtgaaaattaatttcatctttttaatttttagtgtcATTActcatttatttcttaatctaaCAGATTCCTCTCAAAATTGCGTATATTATTCGTACGAATTACCTGCGACTCCTCCTTCTCACTTTGTGATTTTCCTCATCCCACGCAATTTTGCTGAACGTTTCATTGTTAAATCCCTTAGCCTCGCTAAGACCAAGACGGGCTGATTTTCTAGCATTTATTGTTCTATCTGCAACTTTTTCCTCGTCGCTTAACATGAATGCTATTTCACACATCCCGTTTGCGAAAAACTGAAGTTGTTAGATCTTTATCCAACGCTTTTCACGTTTTCTTTTTCGAATTTTGTGCTACACCGGCAGCAAACTCTTCCATCGTTTTATTTAACTGATTTGAtctatctataaaaattttaaaccaaaaattaaaatagcaatttttctatataatacaagggaattttcaaaaattttaggtttttaaatatcaagacTAGTTACCATAAATATCCTGCATGTCAATATGGTCATTGTCTTCTACAAAATGCTCAATATCttctacaattaaatttatatcttcaaTTGTTTAATTCTTTCTGCCTATCTCTAGATTCAAAATATGCAACACATTTGTCAGAGTTGTACTTCGTGTTACTTCTATTCCTCTCAGATGACTTAATTTGTTCTTCATTCTCTGTTCCCATTTTAATAGTTTCAGATTTTTTGGTGTCAAGATCTATTTCAGTCTCCACAACATCACACTGTCTTGgttgattattaaaagttatttcttcatgtattaaaacattttcagaAGACAGTTTTtcaatctttatattttcctaGTTTTGTaccagaattaaataaatctgaattagttttatataattgatttgaaGTATCATGATCAGAAGTACATTGAGTGATGGAATCATTAGATGAAGCATTTAATTCAACAGTTAGAAAATTCATCGGATCTTCACTAGAATACATTTGCAAGGGACAAGACGCGTTCGAATCTGAATCTTCAACATAATTGGCAGATTTCAGTGGTACAAAATCAGTTCTCTGTTCATCTTTAATAGTTGAATCGTTTCTGCAACTCgatcattatataaaatatcagaattttctttgtttaatatgttgcgtctaacagatattttttgtagCTTATTGTCATGTTTTATTCTTGTAATTAATTGGTTAAAACTGTCCTTATTTGTAGAcactaaaataaaacaagaaaaattaagtatttatattttgattgatATTCCAATAACTCGCAATTTAAGAATACttacaatacttttttctctGCTGCTCTATAATATTGTGTTCTGTATTTCTATTGACATtcaatttctgtaaaaaatttaatatatctaaaaaaattctagaaCGCGTCAAGTGGCGAGAAActgatatgtataatatgatGTATTTACATTTGATGGCTTCTGCACTTTCTTCTCCAAATTCTCTTCCTCTTCACACTGCTTATTAATTCTGAAACAGGTCTTGGATACGTTCTATCACACTCTGCATTGTAAAGAACTGTGTATTTCTGCAGCCTACTTTCCAA
This window encodes:
- the LOC118648245 gene encoding tight junction protein ZO-1-like, which gives rise to MSNSAVARPRFLDLSAPQGKPHFQFCSVDSDGEYPPDSDVILAEAERGRLAEPSYDDDRSVTVLSSDEHDNNLPSEPASMPPVLSSTSSTSTAFSYKIQLIRAPIRPAAAPAAIRLEPRARPLTHSSDQDIPGKILGTDDPGGSKGLLKWKGVMFAPNDEVDQDIEHDQEEDGRDTTDSVARNENFEQGSEVFMVELTRGWNSRLGFSLQPEGNRTVISVVHPDSVAAKDGRLKQGDVLLMVNEESVEHMSTADIIDLLRKIRGSIGITVMRKSKQDNIT